The following are encoded together in the Clostridium sp. BJN0013 genome:
- a CDS encoding IS4 family transposase — MLNTQEYIITELKKSLESMIFLTAPRLRILVAIIIGIIDSGSVVLSKIAQELKSDFSEATEASKVKRIFRFLTNDKINTDIVQYHFARTLLKKYKNHSGKVHIIFDHTTKEDVFTILQFSLRVDNRVIPLWHKIFEYQDKKNKEFEHVYEGLKVVHELLSPYNFDVILLADRGFRSVELFKFIDEELKWKYAIRCISTTNVRISNKPGIKKLSDIKIKANKRKSFEKVLLTEEKYECNLGVALAEDNDVWYIATNMKPQKAINEYQKRFDIEEAFRDLKSNGFNMEDSWSKGITYFKNLYLCLSIAYTWLIILGKICTKNKKNKELGAVRINKNKKTIRVYSLFRAGLKWFKRCYNDYRKKYRLNFDFILHEK; from the coding sequence ATGTTAAATACTCAAGAATATATTATCACAGAACTGAAAAAAAGCCTAGAATCTATGATTTTTTTGACAGCACCTAGATTAAGAATTTTAGTAGCAATTATAATAGGAATTATAGACTCAGGATCAGTTGTGCTATCAAAAATTGCACAAGAATTAAAGAGCGACTTCAGTGAGGCAACTGAAGCAAGTAAAGTAAAAAGGATTTTCAGATTCTTAACAAATGATAAAATAAATACTGATATAGTTCAATACCATTTTGCAAGGACTCTTCTGAAGAAATATAAGAATCATTCAGGAAAGGTTCATATAATTTTTGACCATACCACAAAAGAGGATGTATTTACTATTCTTCAATTTTCACTAAGGGTTGATAACAGAGTGATTCCATTGTGGCATAAAATATTTGAGTATCAAGATAAGAAAAACAAAGAATTTGAGCATGTCTATGAAGGATTAAAAGTGGTTCATGAACTCTTATCCCCTTATAATTTTGATGTAATTCTTTTAGCTGATAGAGGCTTTAGAAGTGTTGAATTGTTTAAGTTTATTGATGAAGAATTAAAATGGAAATATGCAATAAGATGTATATCAACTACAAATGTTAGAATTTCAAACAAGCCTGGAATCAAAAAATTGAGTGACATAAAGATAAAAGCAAATAAGCGAAAATCCTTTGAGAAAGTGCTGTTAACAGAGGAAAAATATGAATGCAATCTGGGAGTTGCCTTAGCAGAAGATAATGATGTATGGTATATTGCAACAAACATGAAGCCCCAAAAAGCTATAAATGAATATCAAAAAAGATTTGATATTGAGGAAGCATTCAGAGATTTAAAGAGCAATGGATTTAATATGGAGGATAGCTGGTCAAAAGGAATAACTTATTTTAAGAACTTATATTTATGTCTTTCCATAGCCTATACTTGGCTTATAATATTAGGAAAAATCTGCACAAAGAATAAGAAAAATAAAGAGCTGGGAGCTGTAAGGATTAACAAGAATAAAAAGACAATAAGGGTATACAGTCTGTTTAGGGCGGGTTTGAAATGGTTTAAGAGATGCTACAATGATTATAGAAAAAAGTACAGGCTTAATTTTGATTTTATTCTACATGAGAAGTAA
- a CDS encoding response regulator transcription factor gives MKERPILIVDDELELLTMLRSIFERAGFTQIITAPSGESALNVLKQKMPDMAILDVMLPGMDGFTLLKEIRQVSKIPVIMLTAKGEAEDRFSGFEFGADDYVVKPFLPKELLLRVQAILKRTYPEGSRIVPLAAAEVDLDKAEVRRGEMVIPLTAKEHGIFLKLSENAGRVVTIGSLCQTACGEIWQGYETTLMTHIRHLREKIEETPSAPVSLITVKGLGYKLILKEAQQ, from the coding sequence ATGAAGGAAAGGCCAATTTTGATTGTAGATGATGAATTAGAGCTTTTGACCATGCTTCGTTCCATTTTTGAACGGGCCGGATTTACACAGATCATTACCGCTCCGTCCGGCGAGTCAGCTCTTAACGTACTCAAACAGAAAATGCCCGATATGGCGATTCTGGATGTCATGTTGCCAGGCATGGATGGTTTTACATTGCTCAAAGAAATCCGGCAAGTGAGCAAAATTCCCGTTATTATGCTGACAGCCAAAGGAGAGGCCGAGGACAGGTTTTCCGGCTTTGAATTCGGCGCGGATGATTATGTTGTGAAGCCTTTTTTGCCCAAGGAACTCCTGCTCCGCGTTCAGGCCATCTTAAAGCGTACCTACCCGGAGGGCAGCCGTATTGTACCTCTCGCTGCCGCAGAAGTGGATTTGGACAAGGCCGAGGTACGGCGCGGTGAAATGGTGATTCCCTTAACGGCAAAGGAACACGGTATTTTTCTTAAACTCTCTGAAAATGCCGGACGTGTTGTAACCATTGGCTCATTGTGTCAGACTGCTTGCGGAGAAATCTGGCAGGGCTATGAAACAACGTTAATGACACATATCCGGCATCTTCGGGAGAAAATTGAAGAAACTCCTTCCGCTCCCGTTTCACTAATCACAGTCAAAGGTTTGGGGTATAAGCTCATTTTGAAGGAGGCGCAGCAATGA
- a CDS encoding sensor histidine kinase — MKTVKHFFRKYFLSTILILLLFLLVNAVLVAGLFYVADSRASSPDLSIEKLADMVSVENGKIQVSEEMAPLLHTKNAWAMLLNENGMVLWEENLPAGLPHSYDATQIAKFSKWYLGDFPVLVWEHPAGLFVVGYPPDSVVKYNFVLDRNYVSISLIGTALVFVVNILLMLLLFWHNTHRVEKAVGPILTGIETMAGGKEIQLAEQGELAEINAGLNKAASQLAKKDSARAEWINGISHDIRTPLSIMLGYAGEIEDDNKLPTDTRAQAEIICKQGERLRKLVADLNLASKLEYSMQPMNRTLISPVELTRQVMSDFLNNGIDTVFDMDFEAYVGTEKIVIEGDSILLTRALENLIHNSMIHNPAGCNIKIIIFEYEGSCTISVADTGSGIAASLLERLNSKDVQPFTWDASGEPTHGLGLNLVQRIVKAHSGKITFENVEPHGLKAILELPIKDKI, encoded by the coding sequence ATGAAAACAGTAAAGCATTTCTTTCGGAAATACTTTTTGTCCACCATTCTCATTTTGCTGCTGTTTTTATTGGTAAATGCCGTTTTAGTTGCCGGGCTGTTTTACGTTGCAGACAGCAGGGCAAGCAGCCCCGATTTATCTATTGAGAAATTAGCGGATATGGTTTCCGTGGAAAATGGTAAAATACAAGTTTCAGAAGAAATGGCGCCCCTTCTTCATACAAAAAATGCTTGGGCTATGCTTCTAAACGAGAACGGCATGGTATTATGGGAGGAAAACTTACCCGCAGGTCTTCCCCATAGTTATGACGCAACACAGATCGCCAAATTCAGCAAATGGTATTTAGGGGATTTTCCTGTGCTTGTGTGGGAGCATCCGGCAGGCTTGTTTGTAGTTGGATACCCGCCTGATTCTGTCGTAAAGTATAATTTCGTTTTGGACAGGAACTATGTTTCCATTAGCCTGATTGGAACCGCCCTTGTTTTTGTGGTCAATATATTGCTTATGCTATTGCTTTTTTGGCACAATACCCATCGAGTGGAAAAGGCAGTCGGCCCCATCCTTACAGGCATTGAAACGATGGCCGGAGGAAAAGAAATTCAGCTTGCCGAACAGGGTGAGCTTGCAGAAATAAACGCGGGGCTGAACAAAGCGGCCAGCCAGCTTGCGAAAAAAGATTCCGCCCGTGCTGAATGGATTAACGGTATATCCCATGACATCCGCACCCCTCTTTCCATTATGCTCGGTTACGCGGGAGAAATAGAGGATGATAACAAACTCCCTACTGATACAAGAGCGCAAGCGGAAATCATCTGCAAACAAGGCGAACGGCTGCGCAAATTGGTTGCCGATTTGAATCTTGCTTCAAAACTAGAATACTCCATGCAGCCTATGAACAGAACGTTGATCAGTCCCGTAGAGCTTACGCGGCAGGTGATGAGTGATTTTCTAAATAACGGGATAGATACTGTATTTGATATGGATTTTGAGGCATATGTAGGAACTGAAAAGATTGTGATTGAGGGAGATAGCATCCTCCTTACAAGAGCGTTGGAAAATCTGATTCACAACAGCATGATTCACAATCCCGCTGGATGCAACATCAAGATTATAATTTTCGAGTACGAAGGTAGCTGCACCATAAGCGTTGCAGATACGGGAAGCGGGATTGCAGCCTCGCTTTTGGAACGCCTGAATTCTAAAGATGTGCAACCTTTTACATGGGATGCTTCTGGCGAACCTACACATGGTTTAGGACTAAATTTGGTACAACGAATTGTAAAAGCCCATAGTGGGAAAATAACCTTTGAGAATGTCGAGCCTCATGGTTTGAAAGCCATTCTGGAATTACCAATCAAGGACAAAATATAA
- a CDS encoding conjugal transfer protein, with the protein MKILKKEKHPSPKKVHVMKVGTHRESVIFLWVLLIGSVAFGIYKNFTAIDIKTVHETKVIEKQVVDTNQIENFVKNFAKVYYSWQNNQDSIDKRTENLKKYLTKELQDLNTDTIRRDIPTSSIANDVEIWKVKKVDNNKYEVIFSVDQLITESNTKNVVDSSYEVAVYVDKSSNMVIIKNPSICGIPVKSGYEPKVPENNGTVDEATTEEINEFLKTFFKLYPTTSKKELSYYVKDDVLKPIGKNYIFSELINPVYRKVDNKVKASVSVKYLDQQTKAIQISQFDLTLEKDRNWMIIK; encoded by the coding sequence ATGAAAATATTGAAAAAGGAAAAGCATCCTAGCCCCAAAAAGGTACATGTTATGAAAGTTGGTACCCACAGGGAATCCGTTATTTTTTTGTGGGTGCTGCTTATTGGTAGTGTCGCCTTTGGAATTTACAAGAACTTTACTGCCATAGATATAAAAACTGTTCATGAAACAAAGGTTATTGAAAAACAGGTAGTAGATACCAATCAGATAGAAAATTTCGTAAAGAACTTTGCCAAAGTCTATTACTCATGGCAAAACAACCAGGATTCTATAGACAAACGAACAGAAAATCTGAAAAAGTATTTGACTAAGGAATTACAAGATTTAAACACCGATACAATTCGTAGGGATATACCAACATCTTCAATAGCTAATGACGTGGAAATTTGGAAAGTAAAAAAGGTAGATAATAATAAATATGAAGTTATTTTTTCTGTTGATCAGTTGATAACGGAAAGTAATACGAAAAATGTTGTTGATTCCTCTTATGAAGTGGCAGTCTACGTAGATAAATCCAGTAACATGGTAATCATAAAGAACCCTAGCATTTGTGGAATTCCTGTAAAGTCAGGTTATGAGCCAAAAGTACCAGAAAATAATGGTACGGTGGATGAAGCTACTACAGAGGAAATCAACGAATTTTTAAAGACATTCTTTAAACTTTATCCTACTACAAGTAAAAAGGAGTTATCCTACTATGTCAAAGATGATGTACTTAAGCCGATTGGCAAAAATTATATATTTTCAGAGCTTATCAATCCGGTATATCGGAAAGTGGATAATAAAGTGAAAGCATCAGTATCCGTGAAATATCTGGATCAACAGACAAAAGCGATACAGATTTCACAGTTTGATTTAACTCTGGAGAAAGATAGAAATTGGATGATTATTAAATAA